GTACATTCTGGGTCAGTAAATGGTACATGTCGCTCATCACAGAAAAATATCCTCCATTTAGACCAATCAGTTTCTTTTCCTGGCAACCCATTACATAAAAACTTGGCCAAACTCCCAcctgttaaaaaaaaataaggaatttATTCATTTCAACAGTAAACGTCTTTGATCCTTTACATTAATAGGATATTTTGATCTATTACAATGCAGAAATACAGTGGAACTCAGGTACATTGAAGTCCTCAGGGAATGGAAAATTATCCAGATTACAACATATAACCAAGAAGAAAAACAATTGATATGTGTGAACaggaataataataaatttccaATCAACCAATAGTTCAATATAaccaatttcaaattaagttgGTTCCATTTATATACTGCTGTTCAATATATATGTCATTACTGAGTAACAAAAAAGCCATGCACAAATGGTATTGTTCCTCAAAAATGACATATTAGAGCTTAATTATGTTATTTaacaccaaaagttaccaattaccatgttaagaattaattaaaatattacaatacCAGTACTTTTATGCCCTAGTTATGCAGTTACACTTCAGGCCAACAGAGTTTCAATTTCATGGTTACTTTTAATGTTTTGAGTGACCTCACTTGAAATCAATTTATAATGTATCaagttttaattgtaaataatgtaaatagtGATAGAAATAGCTTGGTGCTAGAGGAATTTCCCTCTAGCTAAGTCAGTAGAGAGGCAGGTCAGTAAGTCCGGGGTCACTGGTTCAAATCCGGCTGGGGGCATACTAATCTTGCCCTATTACAATATTTTTGAGTTATCCcccttttttgttttgaaatggccaTTTGTATTAGACAAAATGGTTGTTTATTGCACAAAACTGTTTGCTAATGGCCTGAGGAAACAGATCATctggttggtcccaacacctcgggaaaagagttttgactAATGACTGATAACTTAAAGGCATGAAACAACAGTTTTGATACCTGAAACGCATTCTTAAACTTAAAATTAAAGTTTCTAGTGAGAAGACCTTTGTCAAAAGGATATTTGGGTCAGACGCATCTGTCTTTATATTATGCCATCAAcaattaattatgacgtcaacaattaaGCGCCCACAAAAGTTTAAACAGTCGAACTATTTCTTTGGATTTGTATGTTTACAATGGTTTTCAGGCAATTTGACATGAAAATAGTcaaaattactttatttacatAGAGTCAGGTAACAACTACAATTATTTACTTGCATAGATATTTCAGAAATCCTACTATTTtctacagattttttttcaaatttcagttttctaatgaattttaaaaaaacaactaacTTTCAAAATAGCATGATGAAGTTTGTTTTGATTGCCTGTTTGTTCTGAGGGTACCCTTAGGCAAATATTTATACCTTAAATATCATAAGTGCGTTTTCACTTTAAAAGTTGTCCTGTATGATGTCTACTTTATGTAATCATAAATGTCTTGTATGCAAATGCCCCGTGCGGAACCTTGATTGGTTTAATAAACATTATCTTTTGtctataacatttatttttttatttacatttttggtGGTAGACTTTACCTTAAtgttttatacattgtacatgcaaAATTAAGAGCATGCAGTTTACTGATGATTTTATGTCACATATACAAAGGAAATCAAATCATTTAAGTACTATATATCATGTCAGGCAACTAATGCATTGAAATATTACAACTTAAAAAAATCATCTAATCGggaaatatataaattctaATTTTTGTAgtacaagggaaataactccttCTTTAGATAcgcgaagggaagtaactcttctATTCTTAGAAAACATTTCACTGTATTTGGACCAGAGATAAATTCCTTTATCGCCCTGTTAAATTTAACGTACCAGAAAATCCTACAGTAAATTGTCCACGTTCCTCGATTGCTTTGTTAGCTGTTTGTACAACAAACTCGCACAGTTTTGCTGCAACTTCCGTGTCTGACGCTTCCACTACCGTCATGGGCGCAGCCATTTTGACTTTGTAAAGCTACTGTATAGGAAAAAACACTTTgaattttttaattgataattatcGATATTTATGCTATTTCCTGAATCACGTTTAATTATAATCATTTTTGGTGATCAAATCAATAAAATGATACTCAGTAACGAGAAACAGtgaatatttttgatgttttcttTTACTTCTGTTTACAGGCTTGCACGCCATTTCCGCTTAGTCCACCATGGCGGATGTGCTGAGCTTAGTTCGGCAATACAATACCAACAAGAAGGAGATCATAGAGAAGGACGATCAAGTTATATTTGGTGAACTAGCATGGCCAAGTAACGTTAAGACTAACTATGTAGTGTGGGGgtgagtatatgtatatttctgacTCGATTGATCCATCTGTAAATGCGCCGTAATGCACTGGTTAGCAGGTCCGTTTTCgatggttaaagtcattattttaagtataaatCTTGACGGACTTACGGtttttttatacaggcctgtgatGGCTTTGCCAAGGCTCgtctaaaacaatataaaatcaccaggtccgtcttataataaacgaacaactaggtctaaccagtcaaaccgcataatcgaaaacggcaaAGGCCTAAGCGATTTTCACGATACAAAACTAACACTGCAGCAACTGCTAGTTATGCATACTTTTAACGCGTTTGCTAATCAATGGAAATGtaggggtgggggtgggggacAAAGACCATATCGGATAGCTATAAACAATGCATATGGTATATAGTTAACAGTGAATGATAGAGAATTGCCATCTTGAAACGTTATGTTAGCTAATAATATTCATAGTACATTATGCATCACATTACTCCTATAACATGAGAGTGGACCGGTCAGCCcttttttatcggacgttattttgctgactgtcgatgcggcgtaatgttccaaaagtatCTCTATGTGCTATACCTCTTACCAGACATTGCGAAATTTGCTGGTCCGACAGACATGACTTTGACTCGGACTGCTTATTTTAAAATCTGGTCCGGACCGACAGTCCGGCAATTATTGAGTACAGAAAGTTTGTAAAAATGGCGTCTATGAAGTACTGGGCCTAGCAAAAACGTCAATTGCATGAGATAACCATGAAAACAGCTGCGCATACCTGGATACTAATAGCaggaagttatgtttacttcaaaaattcacattaatagcaggaagttatgtttacttcaaaaattcacattaatgtttGGTGCGGCAAAATCTTGTTCGGTCCGGCTTAGTCGCAGTCCTTGTCGGTCTGAATGTCCGGCCATTTTTTTCGACTTTCACGATGTCTGTCTTACTTTGTTGGAGTAGCATCACGTGTAATTTTTAATTCACAGTCACGAAGAAGAGCTTACTGTATTAAAAGGGTCGTTCTCaactatatatcattttatatcatCAAAGATGGCAGCTTGTTCTGAAGGAAGAAAGCTGACATTTTCTAACAATTGTGGTTTAAGTTGTCAAATTTTCCATTTGAATCTGGTGTAATAAGAGTAGATCTATGCAATATGgataaacaatattttgttttaaaaaagtgCTGTGTGGCAAATGCTAGTGATaactatttattaattttatttagtACTGGCAAAGATGGAATCGTCAAAGAATACTACACACTACACTGCATACTTTTCCTATTGAGAAATGTCCACCTACAGCATCCACAGTATGTCAGAGAGGCTGCTGTAAGttttctaatattttattttactttaagtcCTTGTctgataaatattaatttaccaGGTAAGACTAAATGTAGGAATACTTAACATCATGCACAAAAGAGGTGTTACCAGTCAACTgttaaaataagatattttagaAGCAACTTGCATGTAAAGATTTTATTTCTACTTCATGAAATGAACTTACTGTTGCAAAAATTGATGGCTAATGGTATGAATACAAGGGAGTTTACTAAATTTAAAAGATAGATAGGTTATATTTGTGTCTATCAACTGATTATCTCAAGGTGGTTTGATAATTCATTTTAGGCTGCAGAGGTGCCTGTGGTACGCCGACCTGACAGAAAGGATTTGCTCAGTTACCTTAATGGTGAAACTTCAACCTCTGCCAGCATTGACAAAAGTGCTCCTCTGGAAATTCCTCTCCAGAGGCCCCCACAGGGTAGGTCCATATTAGAATATataaagaattgaaaaaaaacctttcaaCACCTATATTTGTCAATCAACTATGGACAAAAGTCCAGATTTTGTGACTTAATATTCTTCCATAAAGAGTAGAAAATCTTGTAGTTGTACTGATATCTGATTTCTAATCTTTTAAATTGAATGAATCAAAATTTTGCAGTGAAGAGAGGAGCAGAAGACAGCAGAGAAGCAGACAAGAAAAAGCCCCGTCTTGAGGTTTGTAAATTCTGAAAGATTTCTTCTGTATATGATATATTCTTTATTATCAATCTATGATCATTATTAATTATGATCATGGTTGATGTTTTGTTCTTAAAATTCAAATGGATTCTCAAGGCTTGGAGAGAATATGgatatttaaaagtttttgtgaaaattttttaaaattatgaaatcaGTTTTAGTTTTGTAAACCCttgaatgatttttgtttgCTTTAAAGTTTTCTTTTGAAGGACTCtttgaaatgtcaaaataaacaaattgtattttaGGAAGAGGTAGTTCAACAGGCCAAGTTGAACTGGATACACAAGATCGATGCAACCAGGGAAACTTCAGTTTTACAACAAATCTCGTAAGTTAGAtgttacaaatataatgtataaaatgtGACACAACCAATAAGTTTAAATATAACacaattttattcaataaatttaaaattacataatatgtTTAACATTTTCGCAGTATTCGTACATGTTTAGATTCATTTAATCTCTGATTTCCCCTGCTGAATCCAAGGGAAAATGAAGACTTTTTACTGGAGTGATATGCAACTTAATGGATATGTCTAGGGAAACAAACAGTttgaaagaataaaaaaatacagtaAATAGTTTAACTATATAGATAATGGAATCTGTTACCCAGACGTTCCTCACTACCCGAGGCTATGCCCCTTGAGAAGATTGCAGCCATTAAAGCTAAGCGTCTGGCTAAGAAGAGAACTATGATCAAGGTGGATGATGAGGTGGCACCAGGTGCACTGGAACAGAGAAGTTTTGTAGAGGCTGAGGTAGACGTGACACGTGACATTGTCAGCAGAGAACGGCTCTGGCGAACCAGAACCAGTATCCTGCAAAGTAATGGAAaggtaaaaatgttaaaattgatgGAGTGATGACTAACTTTAAAAAATCTTGCTGTTGATGCATGCATTCATAATATGAGAGAGAAGTTTACACTAAATAATGGTACTTTCGTAGATGGTGTTTGGCTGGGAATCACACTCCTATGCATATTGGTTTTgtattaatattgtattatgGAACATTTTTGAAAAGCAAAGAGTATTAATTTGCTGAAATAACCTAAACATAATTACTGAGAAAGAAATTGCTATAATATGAATTGCGTTTACTGTAAATTTCTTCTTGGTGTTTTTCAGACGTTTGCAGCCAATGTGTTTGGTATTCTACAGTCTATCAAGGCTCGTGAGGAAGGGAAGGAGAAACATCACACAGAACCTCACACTCCCTCCGTGGTATGCTACATCTGATATCAGACATTTTCTTTAATGACTTatggtttattgatataactATCATTGAACAGTACACAGCTTTGAGCCTATGTGCTGTGCTATTAGTAGTGGATTGAGCCTACCTATATGTCTTTGTTCTTTTGTAGCCACAACAGCGTGTCCCACCTGTAGCAGCCTACAGCAGATACGACCAGGAAAGGTTTAAGGGAAAAGAAGGTATTTGTAATTTGATAAGGGATACATGTAAATCACAAGCTTCCTTGGAAACTAGATACTGGTAGGATAACCGGAATCTCATTGGGATGCTTCAGCATTAGTCATGTATGCATTACATATTATATGTGTCAACAGACTGGAGTATATAGTGGTAAAACTCTTATGCAAATATGGAAAATGAATAGTTTAAGTATCCATGCCTCAATAATTTTGATACCCATATATTTCTTTacagaaacagaataaaaaatcTAAAGAGAACAAAAAATCtagaatatccatatattttttaacagaAACGGAGGGATTCAAGATTGATACTATGGGAACCTACCACGGAAAAACACTCAAGTTTGTAACAGAAGGAGGTGGAGCCACTCAGAAGAAGCCAGTGGAAGAGCGAGAGCCACGCCGACACGCACCTCCTCAACAGAACCATGTCTCACATCATCCACCCTCCACACCCGTCACACCAGGATCTCGTCCAATATCCCAGGCCAGACCTCCACCAAACCAGAAAAAAGGTAGTCACTATAGACAGTAATACAGTTAACAGAGGAAGTCACTATAGACAGTAATACAGTTAACAGAGGTAGTCACTTTAGACTGTTATACAGTTAACATATCAAGTCACTATAGACAGTTATACAGTTAACAGATCAAGTCACTATAGACAGTTATAACTTTAACAGAGGTAA
This genomic window from Argopecten irradians isolate NY chromosome 4, Ai_NY, whole genome shotgun sequence contains:
- the LOC138321123 gene encoding parafibromin-like, with the protein product MADVLSLVRQYNTNKKEIIEKDDQVIFGELAWPSNVKTNYVVWGTGKDGIVKEYYTLHCILFLLRNVHLQHPQYVREAAAAEVPVVRRPDRKDLLSYLNGETSTSASIDKSAPLEIPLQRPPQVKRGAEDSREADKKKPRLEEEVVQQAKLNWIHKIDATRETSVLQQISRSSLPEAMPLEKIAAIKAKRLAKKRTMIKVDDEVAPGALEQRSFVEAEVDVTRDIVSRERLWRTRTSILQSNGKTFAANVFGILQSIKAREEGKEKHHTEPHTPSVPQQRVPPVAAYSRYDQERFKGKEETEGFKIDTMGTYHGKTLKFVTEGGGATQKKPVEEREPRRHAPPQQNHVSHHPPSTPVTPGSRPISQARPPPNQKKGSRTPIIIIPAATTSIITMFNAKDILQDHRFVSTDEKKAQGTKRDNEVLIQRRKAGNLTVPYRIIDNPLKLSPDDWDRVVAVFVQGPAWQFKGWPWDGVPTEIFSRIKAFHLKWAELPIDNNVKKWDVYVVSLDRNKRHLDRANLQQVWEILDKYMAKNKPHLRH